From the Phyllopteryx taeniolatus isolate TA_2022b chromosome 20, UOR_Ptae_1.2, whole genome shotgun sequence genome, one window contains:
- the fbxo45 gene encoding F-box/SPRY domain-containing protein 1 isoform X2 codes for MTVRCTLLALLGAVLAALRAELGMLWRNFGKVCEELADLTRCALVCWHWNNILGDENSEVWRSLGARTLNEEALRSDILCNLPSYKGKLKSFQHALSSHDCSRNVYVKKNGFTLHRNPIAQSTDGARGKIGFSEGRHAWEIWWEGPLGTVAVIGIATKRASMQCQGYVALLGSDDQSWGWNLVDNNLLHNGEVNGNFPQCNNAPKYQIGERIRVILDMDDKTLAFERGFEFLGVAFRGLPKACLFPAVSAVYGNTEVTMVYLGKPLDG; via the exons ATGACAGTTCGGTGCACGCTATTGGCGTTATTGGGAGCGGTGTTGGCTGCGCTCCGCGCTGAACTGGGGatgctgtggaggaatttcgGCAAGGTGTGCGAAG AGCTCGCCGATTTGACCCGATGCGCGTTGGTGTGCTGGCACTGGAACAACATTCTGGGGGATGAAAACAGCGAAGTGTGGCGCAGCCTGGGCGCTCGAACATTAAATGAAGAAGCTCTGCGGTCTGACATCCTGTGCAACCTCCCTTCATACAAGGGAAAG CTCAAATCCTTCCAACACGCTCTGAGCTCCCATGACTGCTCTCGCAACGTGTACGTGAAGAAGAACGGATTCACCTTGCACCGCAACCCCATCGCCCAGAGCACAGATGGAGCACGGGGCAAGATCGGCTTTTCGGAGGGGCGCCACGCTTGGGAGATCTGGTGGGAAGGCCCTCTGGGCACGGTGGCGGTGATTGGCATCGCCACCAAGCGGGCGTCCATGCAGTGCCAAGGCTACGTGGCCCTTCTGGGCAGCGACGACCAGAGCTGGGGCTGGAACCTGGTCGACAACAACCTACTTCACAACGGGGAGGTGAACGGGAACTTCCCACAGTGTAACAATGCACCAAAATATCAG ATTGGGGAGAGAATACGAGTGATTCTCGACATGGATGACAAGACATTGGCCTTCGAGAGGGGTTTTGAGTTTCTGGGAGTTGCGTTTCGGGGACTGCCcaaagcctgcctgttccctgCAGTCTCCGCCGTGTACGGCAACACTGAGGTCACGATGGTGTACTTGGGGAAACCACTGGATGGCTAG
- the fbxo45 gene encoding F-box/SPRY domain-containing protein 1 isoform X3, with the protein MPLYGIRFHTTPRNNLSQVELADLTRCALVCWHWNNILGDENSEVWRSLGARTLNEEALRSDILCNLPSYKGKLKSFQHALSSHDCSRNVYVKKNGFTLHRNPIAQSTDGARGKIGFSEGRHAWEIWWEGPLGTVAVIGIATKRASMQCQGYVALLGSDDQSWGWNLVDNNLLHNGEVNGNFPQCNNAPKYQIGERIRVILDMDDKTLAFERGFEFLGVAFRGLPKACLFPAVSAVYGNTEVTMVYLGKPLDG; encoded by the exons ATGCCGTTGTACGGTATACGGTTCCACACAACGCCGCGCAATAACCTTTCACAAGTAG AGCTCGCCGATTTGACCCGATGCGCGTTGGTGTGCTGGCACTGGAACAACATTCTGGGGGATGAAAACAGCGAAGTGTGGCGCAGCCTGGGCGCTCGAACATTAAATGAAGAAGCTCTGCGGTCTGACATCCTGTGCAACCTCCCTTCATACAAGGGAAAG CTCAAATCCTTCCAACACGCTCTGAGCTCCCATGACTGCTCTCGCAACGTGTACGTGAAGAAGAACGGATTCACCTTGCACCGCAACCCCATCGCCCAGAGCACAGATGGAGCACGGGGCAAGATCGGCTTTTCGGAGGGGCGCCACGCTTGGGAGATCTGGTGGGAAGGCCCTCTGGGCACGGTGGCGGTGATTGGCATCGCCACCAAGCGGGCGTCCATGCAGTGCCAAGGCTACGTGGCCCTTCTGGGCAGCGACGACCAGAGCTGGGGCTGGAACCTGGTCGACAACAACCTACTTCACAACGGGGAGGTGAACGGGAACTTCCCACAGTGTAACAATGCACCAAAATATCAG ATTGGGGAGAGAATACGAGTGATTCTCGACATGGATGACAAGACATTGGCCTTCGAGAGGGGTTTTGAGTTTCTGGGAGTTGCGTTTCGGGGACTGCCcaaagcctgcctgttccctgCAGTCTCCGCCGTGTACGGCAACACTGAGGTCACGATGGTGTACTTGGGGAAACCACTGGATGGCTAG
- the fbxo45 gene encoding F-box/SPRY domain-containing protein 1 isoform X1: protein MSGAAGGGSSCLGAAGASCSSAGPLYTTASGGGAGVAGRLPARVLEHIFSYLELADLTRCALVCWHWNNILGDENSEVWRSLGARTLNEEALRSDILCNLPSYKGKLKSFQHALSSHDCSRNVYVKKNGFTLHRNPIAQSTDGARGKIGFSEGRHAWEIWWEGPLGTVAVIGIATKRASMQCQGYVALLGSDDQSWGWNLVDNNLLHNGEVNGNFPQCNNAPKYQIGERIRVILDMDDKTLAFERGFEFLGVAFRGLPKACLFPAVSAVYGNTEVTMVYLGKPLDG, encoded by the exons ATGTCGGGCGCGGCCGGTGGAGGCTCCTCTTGTCTGGGCGCAGCAGGAGCTAGTTGCAGCTCCGCCGGCCCTCTCTACACTACGGCGTCCGGGGGAGGAGCAGGGGTAGCCGGGAGGCTACCTGCTCGGGTCCTAGAGCATATTTTCTCCTATTTAGAGCTCGCCGATTTGACCCGATGCGCGTTGGTGTGCTGGCACTGGAACAACATTCTGGGGGATGAAAACAGCGAAGTGTGGCGCAGCCTGGGCGCTCGAACATTAAATGAAGAAGCTCTGCGGTCTGACATCCTGTGCAACCTCCCTTCATACAAGGGAAAG CTCAAATCCTTCCAACACGCTCTGAGCTCCCATGACTGCTCTCGCAACGTGTACGTGAAGAAGAACGGATTCACCTTGCACCGCAACCCCATCGCCCAGAGCACAGATGGAGCACGGGGCAAGATCGGCTTTTCGGAGGGGCGCCACGCTTGGGAGATCTGGTGGGAAGGCCCTCTGGGCACGGTGGCGGTGATTGGCATCGCCACCAAGCGGGCGTCCATGCAGTGCCAAGGCTACGTGGCCCTTCTGGGCAGCGACGACCAGAGCTGGGGCTGGAACCTGGTCGACAACAACCTACTTCACAACGGGGAGGTGAACGGGAACTTCCCACAGTGTAACAATGCACCAAAATATCAG ATTGGGGAGAGAATACGAGTGATTCTCGACATGGATGACAAGACATTGGCCTTCGAGAGGGGTTTTGAGTTTCTGGGAGTTGCGTTTCGGGGACTGCCcaaagcctgcctgttccctgCAGTCTCCGCCGTGTACGGCAACACTGAGGTCACGATGGTGTACTTGGGGAAACCACTGGATGGCTAG
- the fam168b gene encoding myelin-associated neurite-outgrowth inhibitor codes for MNPVYSPAPTGVPFTNSKGIGYPAGFPVGYAAAAPAYTPNVYQGANPAFSSGYAPGAQFKMSCSPNTGTVPPYSSSPNPYQAAVYPVRSSYPQHNPYAQALIPSQQQGTYFTQPLYAAPPHVIHHTTVVQPNGMPAAMYAPSIPPPRNNGVAMGMVAGTTMAMSAGTLLSTPSPAPAALAPHPVTVPTYRPAGTQSYSYVPPQW; via the exons ATGAATCCAGTGTACAGCCCTGCACCAACAGGGGTTCCCTTCACCAATTCCAAGGGTATAGGCTATCCAG CTGGCTTCCCTGTTGGCTACGCAGCAGCTGCCCCAGCATACACTCCTAATGTCTACCAAGGAGCAAATCCAGCCTTCTCAAGTG GTTACGCCCCTGGGGCTCAATTCAAAATGTCCTGTTCCCCAAACACCGGGACTGTCCCGCCGTACTCATCCTCCCCAAACCCCTACCAAGCTGCTGTATACCCAGTGAGGAGCAGCTACCCCCAACATAACCCTTATGCACAG GCGCTGATACCTTCACAACAGCAAGGTACTTACTTCACACAGCCACTGTATGCGGCACCGCCTCACGTGATCCATCACACAACAGTGGTCCAGCCCAATGGGATGCCCGCGGCCATGTATGCCCCATCCATCCCTCCTCCCCGCAACAATGGGGTTGCTATGGGGATGGTAGCCGGCACCACTATGGCCATGTCAGCTG GAACTCTGCTGTCGACTCCATCACCAGCGCCCGCCGCTCTCGCCCCGCACCCCGTCACCGTGCCCACATATCGGCCTGCCGGCACGCAGAGCTACAGCTATGTGCCCCCGCAGTGGTGA